TCTTGGCATCACGAGTCTTGGGAGGGGTAATGATGCGCCTGGCCTTGTTCACAGACACCTATCTTCCGGAAACCAATGGTGTTGCTGGCACGCTCCACCGCTTGAGTAACCATCTGAACCGCAGAAGAATTGAACATCTGCTGTTTACTCCGAACTCCGTCATTGAAGGAAGCCATGAGACTCAAGTCAGATCGATTGCCAACATCCCTTTTTTTCTGTATCCCGAATGCCGCATTGCTCTACCCAACAGAGCAGACACTCACAAGCAGCTACAGACCTTTCAACCCGATCTGCTGCATATCGCCACACCTTTTAATATGGGGCTGCTTGGTCTGAGGTATGCGCTCAAACACCATCTTCCGCATGTTGTCTCCTACCATACCCACTTCGATCGTTATCTCGAATACTACCGGTTGAAAAGTATGATTCCTCTCTACTGGAAGTATATCCAGTGGTTCCACCGTGCCTGTGATGCAACCCTAACTCCATCGCAGGAAACGTTAAACACCCTGCAAACCCAAGGCATTCAGCGTCTGAAACTTTGGTCTCGCGGGATTGATTGCAACCTGTACTCCCCTGATAAACGCAGCTCGGATATCCGTGAACGATACCGCATCACCGCTCCCCTTATTCTACTCTACGTTGGACGCATTGCCCCGGAAAAAGATATCGCTACGCTCACGACTACCATGCAGCAGCTGCCCCAGGAAATGCAGTCCCGTGTACACTGGATTATCGTTGGCGACGGCCCATCTCTCCCCAAAATGCGTCTGCAATCCCCATCCAATGTCACCTTTACAGGCTATAAGCATGGCGAAGAACTTGCTGTTATGTATGCTTCGGCAGATCTGTTTGTGTTTCCTTCCTCTACGGAGACATTTGGCAATGTGGTACTGGAAGCGATGGCTTCAGGACTCCCTGTGGTGGCGGCCAATGCCGGAGGTGTAAAGGATCTGATATCCCACCACCGCAATGGTGTATTATTCGAGCCAGGTCAGCCCGATGCACTGATTCGGGAGATATGTCTCTGGGGAAATCACGTGAACCAATTGAGGATGATGGGACTGGAAGGCAGAAACCTGGCTGAGCAGCGGTCATGGGAGCATATTTTTGATACACTAATCGGGGATTATGAGGAAGCTATAGAACATCGGAACAGAAAAACGAAAGATCGAATTATTACAGCGTAATCACCTGTCTTGAGGTTATGCCACAACCCATAACTACCGCCACTGCCTTATGCAAAATTAAACCGGTTCGCTCGTTCAGGCTGCCATAGCATTTACACTCTGCTACGGTCAGCCTGAAACATGTTTCCAATACGTTTCATAACAAAACCTCCTTCTTGGAATGGGTTAAGCTATTTACACGGTATGTAGACAGATAGAAGCCGAAGTTATTGGAATTATTTAGAGTGTTTTGAATGATTGTATATAGAAAAAAGGCATGATCTCATTGAACTGAATCATGCCTTTTATTGCAAACAATCTATTGGTTGAATTTACTGAACGGGACTTTGATATCTACAAACCCTTTAGCGTAGGGTGCAACCTCATAAGGATAGAATCGGATGACGATCCCTTGATCATAGAAAAAGAATTCAGATGTTTGATCAAGCTGAAAATCATAAATATTTTCTTCAAAAATAGAAACTCCTGCATTATACATGGCTAATAGACTGTTGGAGATTGATTTCTCTACCTTCTCCATCTGAGTATCATCTTTAACATACTCGCTTAGCTTCAGTTCTTTCCCCGTTCTTAAATCATAGTTATATGAATTTGTCGCATCCATTCCATGTGCTCCGCCAGTGTACACATGATCTTCATATACCACAGATAACTTTTCTTTTGCATTGTATTTTACACTGGCCATGGTGATGTAGAAATAATTTTTGTTTGATTTCTTTTCTTCTTTGTCCAGGCGAGCTGCTTTCACTGCGTGGAGTTTAAATGTCTTGTTCAACTTATCCGTCACAGATTTCTTTCCACCTGTTAGATGTATGTATGGCTGTCCTTTGTAATATTCGACCTTCGTTTTCACTGTAATCGTGCTGCCTGCCTCTACATGACTACTCGGAAGAATTATAGCAATCAGTACAGTGATCAACAGGTAATTTATCCATCTCAATTTTTTTCTTTCGATTCTATATTTCAACATTATTGATAACCCCCTTTGACTCAAATGATTTCGTTTCCTGCATTCTATTCCATATTACCTGTGGAGTGCCCTTTAGGTCTGTTCCGCTCTGAACGTTGCCAATCCAGATGTCTTCTGCTCCCGGATGTTGTAAATAGTGCCTGAGCGTTGCTTTGATCAGAATAGACGAATGTAAGTCTAGTACCTCATCCAGCGGTATCCAGAATAACTCGCCTTCATCCGAGGGCATAAAATGTCGATGCGTGGTCTCTCCGAAATATACAAACTGCTGCCAAATCTCACCACCGTTAACTTCCAACAGAATATACCGAAGACGAAAGTGTTCGACATCTTCTTGCTTGAATCCGGTTTCTTCTTCAATCTCCCGATAGCTGGCGCTCATGGGTGCGTTCAGTTCCCCTTGTTCCAGATGTCCGCCAATGCCACCCCAGAATTCAAAATCAAACAATCTGTTACCCGCCTTCTTCATCATCAGCATGTCTGAGCCATTGCTCAAAAACGCTGTAGCCATCTGTCTAATCTCCATATGTATGTTCCTCGCTTTCCAGACTGTGATTATAGGAGTCTACTCGTCTATATAACTGCCTTCTACAGCAATTCCTTTAGCTCACTTAGATGCTCAATCGTATGTAAAGGACCCGACGTAATGCTGTCCTGCCACGGCTGGTTGACCTTCATCCAGATGGTGCTCATGCCTACGCTTGCTGCTCCTTCAATATCGTTCACGGGATGATCGCCAATGTAAATGCATTGCTCTGGTCTTAGACCGAAATGATCGAGCGCAAGCTGAAATATGCGTGGGTCGGGCTTTTTGACTCCTGCCTCTTCTGAAACAATAATATGGTCGTAATCCTCCCGGATACCGAGTTGATCGATTTTTCCATACTGAATATCGGTCTGCCCATTGGTGATTAACCCAGTTTGGTATTTCCCACGAAGATGCTGAACGACTTCTCGCGCCTGTTCCATCAGAACTGAACTTCGCACATACTCTCTGCCATAGAACTCCATCAGTTCTGCATGTGGTGGATGCTCTGCCCAAGGCAGTTCATGCAGCAACTCGTTGAACAGAAAGGGTTTGTCCTTATAACCATCTTCATCGAGCTCAATGATTCTTTTGAGAATATCCTCCGTGGACTCAAGATGGGCAAAATAGGTTTTAATCAAACTCCGAGCGAAGCCGTCAAAGGTCATCGTTCTGTTCAGAATTGTATTGTCCAAATCAAAAATAACGGCTTTAATATGATCCATCTTCCTTCTCCCCCAATTCCAGTACATGCGTTATCTTCTCCATACCCGTCACTTCTCTAAATCCCAAGTTGTGATAAAAAGATCCAGCAACCGGTTGATCCGTGTACAGAACCAGTCGAGCGTAATGATTTTCCGCTTTTTGAATAACCGCATCCATCAGCCTGCGCCCAACCCCATGTCTTCGAAATTCTCTCATCACATAAAGCCTGCGAATTCTTCCGGTATCAGTCACTTCAGAATAAGGATCTCTGTTCAGACCGCAGATCCCAACCACCTTATCTTGCATTCTGCATTCAAAAAGCGCTTCATCTTCTTGCTCGAATGTATTAATTCCTGTTTCATATTCATGGATTAATCGCTCGATATGTCTGAACCCCTCACTGGAGCTTTCGGCCAGCATCGCCACTAAATCGTCATGATTCCATACCGATATCTCCTGTATCTGCATGGTGTAACCGCCTCCATCATTTTAAATCAATGGTACACATGCAAACCCAACCATACATTGAATGATGGCCGGGTTTATCTTGTACAGCTCATTATCATTTTTTCTTTTTGTGATAGTGATAACCCGTGCACAGACCCTTTTGTTTGGATTTGGCTGAACAGTTATGTCCACCGTTCTTATCCAGTCTGCCTGGATGAGCATAAGCGGAAGAGGATACACCAACAAGTACGACAAGAGACAGGATTACGATAACAACCTTTTTCATAAGTCACCCTTCGATCAACACCCTATGCTTTAGGGCTTAATACGTGCTATATCATTCTACATGAAAATCCACAATTTGGATATAATTCATCTTTTTAGCCAATCCATTCTCATAAAATCTTAAATTGCTTTAATGCATGGGTGACCCCATCTTCACTTGCCCGCAGTGTGACATAATCGGCGCTTTGTTTAATTCGTTCTCCGCCATTTCCCATTGCAATTCCGATTCCCGCATACACTAGCATATCCACGTCATTCTCCCCATCGCCAAAGGCCATTGTGTCCTCTCTGGATATCTTCAGGTAGTCGAGAACATTCTCTGCGGCTATAGATTTGCTGACTTCGCTCGCTTCCAGCACATTCACTACATACGGATGGAATCTCACGAATCGTAGGGAAGGAAATCTGGATTGGAATTTCTCCGTCTCCGCTTCATCCGCATATAAACAAATGCAATATACGTCCTGTTCCAACGTGTTGATTTTCTGCGGGAAATCCATGAGTCCAAGCGTATCTCTTAAGGCGTCAGTAACACGACCATCTGCTGTACACAACCCGTTCGTATCAAATGACTCTGTAAAATATGAAATACTGTGCCCCTGCAACTCGGCAAACTCACTAAATGTTCTAACCATCTGTGCTGAAAGTACAGACTTATGTATCACTTCATCACCTGCTTTGATCAATGCTCCGTTAGCCGAAATGATCGTATCGATTCCGAGATTTCTGAATTCTTCGCATAAATTATAGGGCCTGCCTGTGACGAGTACGACTTGAACGCCTTTACGAATCAAATCCCGGATCGACTCAGCTGTACGCGGTGATAAACTCCGATCTATTTCGCTCAGCAATGTACCATCCACATCAAAGAACACAGCTCTAATCAAATTGTTCTTCCTCCTCTGTCTTCAATTAAAAAGAGCAAGTACAGAATAACCTTGTTTGGTCTTCCTGCACTTGCTCTTGCAATTAACGGGTCTGAACATCTTGGGTACGTCCCATGTACCATGATTGAAATGATTTGGCCGTATCCAGGGAAATGTCATGTGCCCGATGATGCAGTACTGGTTTGGCGCGGTTTACCGTATGAATGGAAGCCACACCGAACCAACGCTGTAACACATTACGGGTGATCTGCACTTCGATGACTTTCTCACGTTTGGAGATGAAGAGTGTTGACGTGAGCGCACCGGTTCGAAGTTGAATGAAATTCTGATGCAGAATGTATCGGGTATGGAAAAAGTCCATCACTCTGCATGTTGCAATCCACACGAGGAGAATCGCGGAAATCATCCACCAGGCATGTTTCTGCCCAAACACCAATGGTTTGAAGTACCACAATAAACCCGTGATCATGATCCACCCCCAGCTTGGTTTGAGCAGGCGCAGCCATAGTGATATTCGTGGGAGCTTTTCCATCTCTTGCGTAACCCGATAGGATGGCAGGATCTCCTCAATCAGGGTATAGGCTTGCTTCACAGGCAAGAAGGGATAGAGCGAGTTCACCTCCTGCTCGGATTCTCCCAGACTACCTGCAGTGGTCAGCTCTACTTCCGCCAGTCCAAGCAGCCTTTTCATCGGTGACTGTGTAATTTTGACGGCCTGGACTCGTTCTTTCAGGATTGAAAATGACGTTTGCTCCATCATGCCCTTCGAGATATAGATCCGCTTGGCATCCGAGGTGATCTGGAAATTGCCATACTTTACGAAGGTTCTGACTATGCCCAGAGCAATAGATATAATCAATAAAACTAAAATCATCAAACCGGCAATCCACCAAGAATCGAGCCAGGTTAACAACAAACTCTCCGTTACTTCTTCATCAGGGAAGAAGTCCTTCACCCAGGAATAGAGCGTAGCCAGGACCGGAATCAGTACGAGAAAACTAAGCGAGGTAAAGGATGCTTTGAATATGTCCTTGCGGGTGGAATGATAATGAACAACCCGTTCCTGTTTTTCTTTTGCAGGTAGAGACATGACTTCATCAGTTATAAAAGGTTCGGATTGCGCCTCTCTCTCTTCCATAGCCTGAACCGCATCCAACGTATCATGTTCCTCTGTTGCTCCTGCTGTTTCTGCTTCTTCAGCCATATGACCTGCTACAATTTTCTCCAGCTGTTCCGCTTCGGAAAGTGAAACAACGTGTAACTGAAAGGTAGCATCTTCTCCCTTAATTCCGGTCTCGAATCGAATCGACGTCACCCTGAATAAACGATGAAACAGCGTTGTATGACGATTCACATTCTGGACCTTCGTATAAGGTATCGTTCTTCGGGTACGGTTAAACACACCACTATAGATATGAAAGGCTGTATCGTCTGCTGCATAACGCGAGGTGAACCACTTCAGGATAATGGACAAGATGCTAATGGAGACACCTACATAAAAAGCGATTCTTCCATAGAATATCCATTGGGACTCCGAGCCCTGACGGAAAACAAACAAAAAAAGGACGATGGCGAACCAATTCTTTATCCGTTTCCACAAGCTCCACAGCATGGTTAATGGATGATGTCGCTTCATATCGATCATTCATCCACCTCATTAATCCGCGCATAGGACGCAATCTGATGACGGAGTGCAAGTGCGACTTCCTCTGGCAAGGCCGGGATTTCATGCGATGAACCCATCGTGCCAACCGATACGGAATAGAGTCCATATTTTCGCATTAAAGGCCCCTGATTTGTTGTAACCGATTGCACTTTCGCCATGGGGATGATCTGATGTACCTTGGTTAGCGCCCCACGCTTCAGTTGCAGGAACTCCTCATTCACATCATAGTACCAATGCTTGTATAACCATGACGGCTGGATGAAAATATCCCACACCGCATAGAGCACAGATATGGCCGTAACGCCCCACAAAATCCAACCAATCCACGTCTTCCATCCATAGATGGAGTCGAGTATTAACAGTACGGCAAGGATCAGGAAACCTATTACATTCCATATGATGGCGCTAATTCTCCACAAGTTTACCGCATGAGGGGACAGCCGTTGCTCGGGTGTATTCCACTGGATTGACATATGTTCACTCCTTTTTTCCTCGGGTACATAAAAACATACATGATACACTGTACGAACAATCGTCCACGATCGATGCAAAAAGATAAAGAGATGACCCCTATACAATACAGGTCGTCATCTCTTTTGTTCATTTCATTTTACTATAAAATTCTGTACTTCACATAACCAAACCATATGATCTGTTCCTTCGCCCCAATAGTTGTTCGCCACGACATAGGGTTCACCGAATTTGCGTTGCCACTTCTTCTGTGCGATCTGGTAACCGCTATCCAGGCAGAATTGCTGAATTCCCAGCCGCTGCAGTTCAGTAACCAGTGCGAGAATGAGCGCTGAACCAATCCCCTGACCTTGAACATCGGGCAACACGTACAGGCTACCCAGTTCTCCGATATCGTTCAGCCGGCCCTCTGTACATTCTCGAATCTCCTTACCACACGGTCCATACGAGATTGTGCCTACAATAACATCTCCCATTTTGGCGACGAGGTAAAAATACACTTGCTTTGATGTTGTCCTTTGCTTGCAATGCCTTGTGAATCATCGCTTTTTTCTGTGTTATTTCATCCTGAATATCATCCAGAAGCGAGCCTATTCCCTCCTGATCAAATGCTGCGGGGAATGGTTGTCTCGAACACCTGATACGCTCCATCTGCATCTGATTGCGTCAAAGGTTCAATGGTAATTTTGTCATCCACAGGTTCTTCTCCGTTCCATATACCTTCTTAATCTGTACGTCGCTGAATCAGCCTTCTTAGTTGATTCGAATCCTCAAGGGATATGCTATATCCAGTGTGCGTGTCTTCATGGTTTACTAACAGGCCTTGCATCTTGGGATCCATTCCTAATGAAAGATCATACCGTGTTATCGAGCTGTCCGCATTTGTTATGCTCATGTCGTACTGTGTACCATAATCGAGAATGCCGGGCAAACGCTCAGCCTTATGTATGGCCTCCATCATGATCCGTATCTCATCAGATCGATCAAACTCAACATCTTGGCATGGTTCCAAAGTGAGGTCTGGATTACAGGTTAAGGTGATCAACAGAGGAAGTCCCTCTTCCGCGTTCGATTCATTCGGTTTACTGCACCCTGCAATGAACGTGGCAATGACAAATACGAGCAACACTCCTACATATTTCACCATACTGCGTGCCTCCCTGACTTAGTATTAATAAACTAGTAATGAGTAGAGAAGTAATAAATACAGTATATAATGAAATGACTCAACTGCACTAACTATCTATATTCATATCAAGTTACGTAACTCCGGGTCCCATGAAGACAACATAGAGATCAGTCGCTCTACGGTCTCTTCCACAAATACCTGAACTCTCTCACCCGTGATGAACTCAGGAGTAATTCCCGGTTCTTCCCCATTAAGAAAAGAAAACGTGTGGTCCCGCCAGCGTACAATCTCATCAGCAGTTAAACGACCCGTCATGTCATAACCCGGTGAACTGTTGAGCACCTGCCATACCTCTTCGCTCCAACTTGAACCTTGATAGAGATTGAAATCGATCTGGTCCGTCTCCTGGTAATATAAACGCGCCAGTTCATCCTTCGATCTGCTACTGCCTGTATGTTGGTCTACCTTGTTGACCCGTTCGACGAATTCGGGATGCACACTCCGGAACCAGTAATAGTCTGTCAGCACATGCATAAAGTATCCTCGCACAAACCACTTCCATCCTTCATCGTTAAGTTGTTGCATATAGCTTGAGTAGAGATCCTTCAGTTCACCAACGTAATCTCCATTATCTTTCGGGTTGAAATGGGTGTATTCCTTATCATCTCTGGTTGTACCTTCGCGCATATGTATGGAATCTGGGGCGATATTCCCCAGATAGAATGAACCTCGATCAGCCTGCATTTGCAGCGAGTCTGCAATCAGATTAGCAATATTGAGATGAACCATAGGTAACGGCATAGAGTTAATCTCCTTTTATCGGGGAAGTATTCTACTATACTTAGAAAAAGAAACGATATAATCTACTGGTGCAACGTACAGATCTCGCGAATAGTGAGACTTCGCTAGGTTCCACCTTTTTTCACCGTAGATGCGTGATTAACCCTGTATTCTCTCCACTTGCGTCCGGTCAAACAGCTGCTCCAGATCCGTATGGTACTCCGGGTGCTCCTTCACAAGCAGACTAATATATTCCGATCCACATTCATAGAACATCAAGCGGTTAAACGGAGCTGTGTCTCCCATATGATTGCTTTCCTGCCCAAATTTCGCTCGAATCAGATTCTCAATATAACGCGCGTAACCCTCGTTCCACTCCAACCAGCTCCAATACTCGGCTTGTTCTTCATTTAATGAACGGAACAGTGCCATTCTAGCTGTCTGTACTTGCGTCAGGTCTTTACTCTTCAAAGCAGACAACAATGAGTTAATCCGTTCCACAACGATTTCATCTTCATACGGAAACTCATAATCCAGTTCCCATGTTACGCGCTTCAGTTGATCCATTTTATGCTTAATCTTGAGACGGTTGACGATCCGTTCATCATATTTCTCATATACATAACAATGAACATATTCGTGGAACAGATAAACTTTCTGCTCCAGATCTTTGAACGCTGCATCCGTTACAATCGCACACATTCGTCCGTCCATATGGTGCAC
The nucleotide sequence above comes from Paenibacillus sp. W2I17. Encoded proteins:
- a CDS encoding glycosyltransferase family 1 protein gives rise to the protein MMRLALFTDTYLPETNGVAGTLHRLSNHLNRRRIEHLLFTPNSVIEGSHETQVRSIANIPFFLYPECRIALPNRADTHKQLQTFQPDLLHIATPFNMGLLGLRYALKHHLPHVVSYHTHFDRYLEYYRLKSMIPLYWKYIQWFHRACDATLTPSQETLNTLQTQGIQRLKLWSRGIDCNLYSPDKRSSDIRERYRITAPLILLYVGRIAPEKDIATLTTTMQQLPQEMQSRVHWIIVGDGPSLPKMRLQSPSNVTFTGYKHGEELAVMYASADLFVFPSSTETFGNVVLEAMASGLPVVAANAGGVKDLISHHRNGVLFEPGQPDALIREICLWGNHVNQLRMMGLEGRNLAEQRSWEHIFDTLIGDYEEAIEHRNRKTKDRIITA
- a CDS encoding DUF3298 and DUF4163 domain-containing protein, with the protein product MLKYRIERKKLRWINYLLITVLIAIILPSSHVEAGSTITVKTKVEYYKGQPYIHLTGGKKSVTDKLNKTFKLHAVKAARLDKEEKKSNKNYFYITMASVKYNAKEKLSVVYEDHVYTGGAHGMDATNSYNYDLRTGKELKLSEYVKDDTQMEKVEKSISNSLLAMYNAGVSIFEENIYDFQLDQTSEFFFYDQGIVIRFYPYEVAPYAKGFVDIKVPFSKFNQ
- a CDS encoding NUDIX domain-containing protein; amino-acid sequence: MATAFLSNGSDMLMMKKAGNRLFDFEFWGGIGGHLEQGELNAPMSASYREIEEETGFKQEDVEHFRLRYILLEVNGGEIWQQFVYFGETTHRHFMPSDEGELFWIPLDEVLDLHSSILIKATLRHYLQHPGAEDIWIGNVQSGTDLKGTPQVIWNRMQETKSFESKGVINNVEI
- a CDS encoding HAD family hydrolase; translation: MDHIKAVIFDLDNTILNRTMTFDGFARSLIKTYFAHLESTEDILKRIIELDEDGYKDKPFLFNELLHELPWAEHPPHAELMEFYGREYVRSSVLMEQAREVVQHLRGKYQTGLITNGQTDIQYGKIDQLGIREDYDHIIVSEEAGVKKPDPRIFQLALDHFGLRPEQCIYIGDHPVNDIEGAASVGMSTIWMKVNQPWQDSITSGPLHTIEHLSELKELL
- a CDS encoding GNAT family N-acetyltransferase, coding for MQIQEISVWNHDDLVAMLAESSSEGFRHIERLIHEYETGINTFEQEDEALFECRMQDKVVGICGLNRDPYSEVTDTGRIRRLYVMREFRRHGVGRRLMDAVIQKAENHYARLVLYTDQPVAGSFYHNLGFREVTGMEKITHVLELGEKEDGSY
- a CDS encoding YHYH domain-containing protein, producing the protein MKKVVIVILSLVVLVGVSSSAYAHPGRLDKNGGHNCSAKSKQKGLCTGYHYHKKKK
- a CDS encoding Cof-type HAD-IIB family hydrolase, yielding MIRAVFFDVDGTLLSEIDRSLSPRTAESIRDLIRKGVQVVLVTGRPYNLCEEFRNLGIDTIISANGALIKAGDEVIHKSVLSAQMVRTFSEFAELQGHSISYFTESFDTNGLCTADGRVTDALRDTLGLMDFPQKINTLEQDVYCICLYADEAETEKFQSRFPSLRFVRFHPYVVNVLEASEVSKSIAAENVLDYLKISREDTMAFGDGENDVDMLVYAGIGIAMGNGGERIKQSADYVTLRASEDGVTHALKQFKIL
- a CDS encoding PH domain-containing protein, with the protein product MIDMKRHHPLTMLWSLWKRIKNWFAIVLFLFVFRQGSESQWIFYGRIAFYVGVSISILSIILKWFTSRYAADDTAFHIYSGVFNRTRRTIPYTKVQNVNRHTTLFHRLFRVTSIRFETGIKGEDATFQLHVVSLSEAEQLEKIVAGHMAEEAETAGATEEHDTLDAVQAMEEREAQSEPFITDEVMSLPAKEKQERVVHYHSTRKDIFKASFTSLSFLVLIPVLATLYSWVKDFFPDEEVTESLLLTWLDSWWIAGLMILVLLIISIALGIVRTFVKYGNFQITSDAKRIYISKGMMEQTSFSILKERVQAVKITQSPMKRLLGLAEVELTTAGSLGESEQEVNSLYPFLPVKQAYTLIEEILPSYRVTQEMEKLPRISLWLRLLKPSWGWIMITGLLWYFKPLVFGQKHAWWMISAILLVWIATCRVMDFFHTRYILHQNFIQLRTGALTSTLFISKREKVIEVQITRNVLQRWFGVASIHTVNRAKPVLHHRAHDISLDTAKSFQSWYMGRTQDVQTR
- a CDS encoding PH domain-containing protein, whose product is MSIQWNTPEQRLSPHAVNLWRISAIIWNVIGFLILAVLLILDSIYGWKTWIGWILWGVTAISVLYAVWDIFIQPSWLYKHWYYDVNEEFLQLKRGALTKVHQIIPMAKVQSVTTNQGPLMRKYGLYSVSVGTMGSSHEIPALPEEVALALRHQIASYARINEVDE
- a CDS encoding GNAT family N-acetyltransferase; the encoded protein is MYFYLVAKMGDVIVGTISYGPCGKEIRECTEGRLNDIGELGSLYVLPDVQGQGIGSALILALVTELQRLGIQQFCLDSGYQIAQKKWQRKFGEPYVVANNYWGEGTDHMVWLCEVQNFIVK
- a CDS encoding zinc dependent phospholipase C family protein, which gives rise to MPLPMVHLNIANLIADSLQMQADRGSFYLGNIAPDSIHMREGTTRDDKEYTHFNPKDNGDYVGELKDLYSSYMQQLNDEGWKWFVRGYFMHVLTDYYWFRSVHPEFVERVNKVDQHTGSSRSKDELARLYYQETDQIDFNLYQGSSWSEEVWQVLNSSPGYDMTGRLTADEIVRWRDHTFSFLNGEEPGITPEFITGERVQVFVEETVERLISMLSSWDPELRNLI